One part of the Pseudemcibacter aquimaris genome encodes these proteins:
- a CDS encoding DUF1465 family protein, translating into MLEDAIDNDGQLKAEILEELYQEALELSSSIVEYLQSNKKTSLKTIGADLMGYYTLECNRMTTGVMQAMSWCLMQKGVRGGELSVSDAAEKKNRLSDNHMFDVPIGCDTDKFPPQFIEYSLRVRDLYAKIVRIDRVLYDGGVVEENPVHNLIDEIERKS; encoded by the coding sequence ATGTTAGAAGACGCCATAGACAATGACGGACAATTAAAGGCAGAAATTCTTGAAGAATTATATCAGGAAGCATTAGAACTGAGCAGCTCTATTGTCGAGTATCTGCAATCCAATAAAAAGACAAGTCTGAAGACCATTGGTGCGGACCTGATGGGCTATTATACCCTTGAATGTAACCGTATGACCACAGGTGTCATGCAGGCGATGTCATGGTGTCTTATGCAAAAAGGGGTGCGTGGCGGCGAATTAAGTGTCAGTGACGCGGCCGAAAAGAAAAACCGCCTTAGCGATAATCACATGTTTGATGTTCCCATTGGATGTGATACCGATAAATTCCCACCGCAATTCATTGAATATTCCCTTAGGGTTCGTGACCTTTACGCGAAAATTGTGCGTATCGACAGGGTGCTATATGACGGCGGTGTCGTGGAAGAAAACCCCGTTCATAACTTAATTGACGAGATCGAGCGCAAGAGTTAA
- a CDS encoding Hsp20 family protein: MRTLDLSPLLKSTIGFDHMNRVFENAVGNNDVSYPPYNIEKISEDDYRITMALAGFSEDDLVIELDGGVLSITADGSEEEADPERFLHRGIAKRAFKRHFRLAETIKVLGAEFENGLLMIDLQREIPEHLKPRQIKIGKTVAKPKIVDENAA; this comes from the coding sequence ATGAGAACACTTGATCTTAGCCCACTTCTTAAATCCACAATTGGTTTTGACCATATGAACCGGGTTTTTGAAAATGCAGTGGGAAACAACGATGTTTCCTATCCCCCATATAACATCGAAAAAATCAGCGAAGATGATTACCGCATCACAATGGCGCTTGCCGGTTTTTCAGAAGACGACCTTGTCATCGAACTTGATGGTGGCGTTCTTTCCATAACCGCCGACGGCAGCGAAGAAGAAGCCGATCCAGAACGCTTTTTGCACCGCGGTATTGCCAAACGTGCCTTTAAACGTCATTTCCGCCTTGCGGAAACAATAAAGGTTCTTGGCGCTGAATTTGAAAACGGATTGCTCATGATTGATCTTCAACGTGAAATTCCGGAACACCTAAAACCACGTCAGATTAAAATTGGCAAAACAGTCGCGAAACCAAAAATAGTCGACGAAAACGCTGCATAA
- a CDS encoding DUF1192 domain-containing protein has product MNDEELDIPKGSILKQLNEEDLTVHSVEALNDRVAVLKAEILRTESEIQNKKNAYADADSFFK; this is encoded by the coding sequence ATGAATGATGAAGAACTGGATATCCCAAAAGGATCAATATTAAAACAACTGAACGAAGAAGACCTTACCGTTCATAGTGTGGAAGCATTAAATGACAGGGTGGCTGTATTAAAAGCGGAAATTCTGCGCACGGAAAGCGAAATTCAGAATAAAAAGAACGCATACGCCGATGCGGATAGTTTCTTTAAGTAA
- a CDS encoding NAD(P)H-quinone oxidoreductase, with amino-acid sequence MNMKAVITNGDGGPEVLEMGNTQKPAPAAVEVLIKVEYAGINRPDIVQRNGLYPPPPGASPILGLECSGEIVEIGENVTEWNIGDKVCALLSGGGYAEYTIAHMDSCLPVPAGLDMAHAAAIPETYFTAWSNIFDRASLKPNETILIHGGTSGIGTTAIQMAKAHGATVITTSGSNEKCEFCKKLGAEFTINYKTENFREMIMEYTNGRGVDVLLDMVAGQYMTDNVKSMAPDGRLVIIAVQGGPKVDFNILPVMLKRLTITGSTLRPRDNAFKGDIARNLREHIWPFIEKGDIGPIVNKTFPLDQAADAHRHLESGDVIGKVILKI; translated from the coding sequence ATGAATATGAAAGCCGTGATTACGAATGGCGATGGCGGGCCGGAAGTTCTGGAAATGGGAAACACCCAAAAGCCAGCCCCTGCGGCGGTTGAGGTTTTAATCAAGGTTGAATATGCCGGCATCAATCGTCCTGATATTGTCCAGCGTAATGGCCTTTATCCACCACCACCCGGTGCGTCACCCATTCTTGGTCTTGAATGTTCCGGTGAAATTGTTGAAATCGGTGAAAATGTAACCGAATGGAATATTGGCGATAAGGTCTGCGCATTATTATCCGGCGGCGGTTACGCGGAATACACAATTGCACACATGGATAGCTGCTTACCTGTACCAGCGGGGCTTGATATGGCACATGCAGCGGCAATACCGGAAACATATTTCACCGCCTGGTCCAATATTTTTGATCGTGCTTCTTTAAAGCCAAATGAAACAATCCTTATTCACGGTGGTACATCCGGCATTGGCACAACAGCCATTCAAATGGCGAAAGCACATGGCGCGACAGTGATCACCACATCCGGCAGTAATGAAAAATGTGAATTTTGTAAAAAACTAGGCGCTGAATTCACCATCAATTATAAAACCGAAAATTTCCGTGAAATGATTATGGAATATACAAATGGACGCGGAGTAGACGTATTACTGGATATGGTGGCAGGCCAATATATGACCGATAATGTGAAATCAATGGCACCGGACGGACGATTGGTCATAATTGCCGTACAAGGCGGACCAAAGGTGGACTTTAACATATTACCCGTCATGTTAAAACGACTGACGATCACCGGATCAACGTTACGCCCCCGTGATAATGCCTTTAAAGGGGATATTGCCAGGAATCTACGCGAACATATCTGGCCCTTCATTGAAAAAGGTGACATCGGACCGATTGTAAATAAAACATTCCCACTAGATCAGGCCGCAGACGCACATCGCCACCTCGAAAGTGGCGACGTCATTGGAAAAGTGATTTTGAAAATTTAA
- a CDS encoding ATP-binding protein encodes MSDVEQEEKKPLKAVGVVTETLGNGLRAICNLETLREMSSVDYNDVDLSPGQIGTILKIKVAKGYLFVTVRGIKSLLENNLPTNQVSMQLDYLGHGMLAPMTRSGMTFDRGVKDFPVPGEKIYPVTTKDVEAIFGFNDRNHFHLGQVFPQHITPASFDINALLGKHFAVLGSTGTGKSCTVALIIRRIVERLPKAHIIMLDPHNEYETAFSDCAEHFDIKNLRLPYWMMNFEEHIEMFIGTYKANTRMTEIDVLRRALYAARVDNSDFLSPDEITVDTPIPYKLSFLIKFLDEEMGKLENPDNITPFLRIKNKVEELRKDTRFSFMFSGMLANDNLGMTLSNLFRFPVDDKPISTIDLSGVPSEIVNVVVSVISRAVFDFAVWSRGDDASPILLVCEEAHRYVPTDLSTVFASTKKAIERIAKEGRKYGVSLGLVSQRPADVSESALSQCGTIFSMRLNNERDQNFVAHVMPEGSSGSLASLSSLQNREVLAVGEGVVAPVRMLVDKLEENHLPSSGSPDFATDWQHTLEDPDFVNKTIYNWRKFGRGER; translated from the coding sequence ATGAGCGACGTTGAACAAGAAGAAAAAAAGCCGTTAAAAGCGGTCGGTGTTGTCACAGAAACCCTTGGAAATGGCCTTCGTGCAATTTGTAATCTTGAGACTCTAAGGGAAATGTCGAGTGTAGATTATAACGATGTTGATCTTTCCCCGGGGCAAATCGGTACTATACTTAAAATCAAAGTGGCTAAAGGATATTTGTTTGTAACCGTGCGCGGTATCAAATCATTACTTGAAAATAATTTACCAACAAATCAGGTCTCGATGCAGCTGGATTATCTGGGGCACGGTATGCTTGCACCAATGACAAGATCGGGCATGACGTTCGACCGCGGTGTTAAGGATTTCCCCGTCCCAGGTGAAAAAATCTACCCCGTTACCACTAAGGATGTGGAAGCAATTTTTGGCTTTAATGATAGAAATCATTTCCATTTGGGGCAGGTCTTCCCGCAACATATTACCCCGGCATCATTTGATATTAACGCACTCTTAGGAAAGCATTTTGCCGTGCTTGGTAGTACGGGTACCGGTAAATCATGTACGGTCGCGCTCATTATCAGGCGGATTGTTGAACGTTTGCCCAAAGCGCATATTATTATGCTTGATCCGCATAACGAATATGAAACGGCCTTTTCTGATTGTGCGGAACATTTTGACATTAAAAATCTGCGCCTTCCTTATTGGATGATGAATTTCGAAGAACATATTGAAATGTTTATCGGAACTTATAAAGCCAATACACGGATGACAGAAATTGATGTGCTTCGCCGTGCATTATATGCTGCACGAGTTGATAATTCAGATTTTCTTTCACCAGATGAAATTACAGTTGATACGCCAATTCCTTATAAGCTTTCATTTTTGATCAAGTTCCTTGATGAAGAAATGGGCAAACTTGAAAACCCTGATAACATCACACCGTTTTTAAGAATTAAGAATAAAGTCGAAGAGCTAAGAAAAGATACGCGTTTTTCATTTATGTTCTCGGGTATGCTTGCCAATGATAACTTAGGCATGACATTAAGCAATTTATTCCGTTTTCCGGTTGACGATAAACCGATATCAACAATTGATCTTTCCGGTGTGCCATCGGAAATCGTGAATGTTGTGGTTTCTGTGATCAGCCGTGCCGTATTTGATTTCGCAGTTTGGAGCAGAGGCGACGACGCCAGTCCGATTTTGCTGGTCTGTGAAGAAGCACACAGATACGTACCTACTGACTTGTCGACTGTTTTTGCATCAACCAAAAAAGCGATTGAACGTATCGCGAAAGAGGGGCGTAAATACGGTGTTTCCCTGGGGCTTGTGTCACAGCGTCCTGCGGATGTTTCTGAATCAGCATTATCCCAGTGCGGTACTATATTCTCGATGCGGCTGAATAACGAACGTGACCAAAATTTCGTTGCACACGTTATGCCAGAAGGAAGTAGCGGTTCGCTTGCGTCGCTTTCATCACTTCAGAATAGAGAGGTCCTCGCGGTTGGGGAAGGGGTTGTGGCACCGGTCAGGATGCTTGTGGATAAATTGGAAGAAAATCATTTACCAAGCAGTGGTAGCCCCGATTTTGCAACCGACTGGCAACATACGCTCGAAGATCCTGATTTTGTTAATAAAACCATTTATAATTGGCGTAAATTCGGCCGCGGTGAACGGTAA
- the ykgO gene encoding type B 50S ribosomal protein L36 has protein sequence MKVVNSLKSLKGRHRDCRVIRRKGRTYVINKTNRRFKARQG, from the coding sequence ATGAAAGTCGTAAACTCACTTAAGTCCTTAAAAGGTCGTCACCGCGATTGTCGTGTGATCCGTCGTAAAGGCCGTACATACGTAATTAACAAAACAAACCGTCGCTTCAAAGCTAGACAAGGTTAA
- the pyk gene encoding pyruvate kinase — MHRNRRTRIIATLGPASNTFETIKKLSEAGADVFRLNMSHGDQQGIADLYSTVRDVEKETGRPIGVLADLQGPKLRVGVFADDCVMLEEGKSFILDMSSEPGDVSRVELPHPEIYQAVQPKTELLLNDGKIRLHIDKVEPEKITTTILVGGELSDRKGVNVPSAILPLAALTTKDKKDLNFALDLGVDWVALSFVQRPEDVQEAKDIIKGRASIMAKIEKPSAVHEIDAILDLADGVMVARGDMGVELPMEQVPAKQKKIIRHARRVGKPSVVATQMLESMITAPVPTRAEVSDVANAVFDGADAIMLSAESAVGDYPEEAVSSMNRIARSIESEPSYLRMLDKDDTVPEATTADAITSAAKQVAKTIEAEAIVTYTGSGSTALRASRERPQAPLLVLTPNIATARRLALVWGLNCVYSQDAVNFQDMIDKACHVCCDYGYTTLEDRIVITAGMPFGTPGKTNVLRIARVQDYHLKD; from the coding sequence ATGCATCGTAATAGACGCACCCGTATTATTGCCACATTGGGACCGGCATCAAATACATTTGAAACCATTAAAAAGCTATCAGAAGCGGGTGCAGATGTTTTCCGGCTGAATATGAGCCACGGCGATCAGCAAGGGATCGCTGATCTTTACTCTACCGTGCGTGATGTGGAAAAGGAAACTGGCCGCCCGATCGGTGTACTTGCGGATTTACAGGGGCCAAAATTACGGGTTGGTGTTTTTGCTGATGATTGCGTAATGCTGGAAGAGGGAAAGTCATTCATTCTGGATATGAGCAGTGAACCCGGTGATGTATCACGCGTTGAATTACCACACCCTGAAATTTATCAGGCGGTTCAGCCAAAAACAGAACTTTTGCTGAATGATGGAAAAATCAGATTACACATTGATAAGGTCGAACCGGAAAAAATCACAACAACAATTCTTGTTGGTGGCGAATTATCCGATAGAAAAGGCGTTAACGTGCCAAGCGCGATTTTGCCGCTGGCTGCATTAACGACAAAGGATAAAAAAGATCTGAATTTCGCGCTTGATCTTGGTGTTGATTGGGTTGCGCTTTCATTCGTTCAGCGCCCCGAAGATGTTCAGGAAGCAAAGGACATCATCAAAGGACGCGCGAGCATTATGGCAAAGATTGAAAAGCCATCGGCCGTTCATGAAATTGATGCCATTCTTGATCTTGCGGATGGCGTAATGGTTGCCCGTGGTGACATGGGTGTCGAACTTCCGATGGAACAGGTACCCGCAAAACAAAAGAAAATCATCCGTCACGCAAGACGTGTTGGTAAGCCGTCCGTGGTGGCAACACAAATGCTCGAAAGCATGATCACGGCACCGGTGCCGACCCGCGCGGAAGTATCCGATGTGGCAAATGCCGTGTTTGATGGTGCGGATGCGATTATGCTTTCGGCGGAATCTGCCGTTGGTGATTATCCGGAAGAGGCCGTATCAAGTATGAATAGAATTGCCAGATCCATTGAAAGCGAGCCTAGCTACTTAAGAATGCTGGATAAAGATGATACGGTACCAGAGGCAACAACAGCTGATGCGATTACGTCGGCAGCGAAGCAAGTCGCCAAAACCATCGAGGCAGAAGCGATTGTGACCTATACTGGTTCCGGATCAACTGCATTAAGAGCGTCCAGAGAGCGCCCACAGGCACCACTATTGGTGTTAACGCCGAATATCGCCACAGCCAGAAGACTGGCGCTTGTATGGGGATTAAATTGCGTTTATTCGCAGGACGCCGTGAACTTCCAAGATATGATTGATAAGGCCTGTCACGTCTGCTGTGATTATGGTTATACGACATTAGAAGATCGAATCGTGATCACAGCTGGAATGCCGTTTGGTACGCCAGGAAAAACCAATGTGTTAAGAATCGCACGCGTGCAGGATTATCACCTGAAGGATTAA
- a CDS encoding N-formylglutamate amidohydrolase, giving the protein MPFELINPDGKANIVLISEHASNHIPAEYNQLGLSDEQLEMHIAWDIGIAEVTKNLAEMLDAPAILAKFSRLLIDANRALDQAGLIPEISDGHEIHGNKDLCDIETQKRIDRFYHPFHDNTDKLIQNKANDAQAPIIFNMHSFTPSMNDFDRPWHTGMLWNRDKRAAAALINSLKKRGFTVGDNEPYSGQELNHTMNQHGTRHGFPHVNIEIRQNEIDHQRGIDKWSRILAEDIEIIRDMPEMADIIHY; this is encoded by the coding sequence ATGCCTTTTGAATTAATAAATCCTGATGGCAAAGCCAACATTGTTCTGATCTCGGAACATGCCAGCAATCACATCCCTGCTGAATATAATCAGCTTGGGTTAAGTGATGAACAGCTGGAAATGCATATTGCATGGGATATCGGCATCGCAGAAGTCACAAAAAATCTTGCCGAAATGTTGGATGCACCGGCGATACTGGCAAAATTTTCGCGTCTTTTGATCGATGCAAACCGTGCCCTTGATCAAGCGGGCCTTATCCCGGAAATAAGCGATGGCCATGAAATTCACGGCAATAAAGATCTGTGCGACATCGAAACACAAAAACGCATTGACCGATTTTATCACCCATTTCACGACAACACGGATAAACTTATTCAAAATAAGGCGAATGACGCGCAAGCCCCGATCATTTTCAACATGCACAGCTTTACCCCAAGCATGAATGATTTTGACCGCCCTTGGCACACAGGGATGCTTTGGAACCGCGATAAACGCGCGGCAGCGGCGCTGATTAACAGCCTTAAAAAACGTGGCTTTACCGTCGGGGATAATGAACCCTACAGCGGACAGGAATTAAATCACACCATGAACCAACATGGCACCCGCCACGGTTTCCCCCATGTGAATATTGAAATCAGACAAAATGAAATCGACCATCAAAGAGGCATCGATAAATGGAGCCGCATTCTCGCCGAAGATATTGAAATCATTCGCGACATGCCAGAAATGGCCGATATCATTCATTATTAG
- a CDS encoding DUF1244 domain-containing protein, which yields MDEKTRTEIEAATFRRIIAHLQMRTDAQNIDLMGLAGFCRNCFSKWYAAEAQERGVDMDKDQAYETVYGMPYGEWKDKYQEPATDEQMKLMDESLQKNKEMKSKL from the coding sequence ATGGACGAAAAAACAAGAACCGAAATCGAAGCCGCCACATTCCGCCGCATCATCGCCCATCTTCAAATGCGCACCGATGCGCAGAATATCGACCTGATGGGCCTTGCCGGATTTTGCAGAAACTGTTTTTCCAAATGGTACGCGGCAGAGGCACAAGAACGCGGCGTTGATATGGACAAGGATCAGGCATACGAAACCGTTTACGGCATGCCTTACGGTGAATGGAAAGATAAATATCAAGAGCCCGCCACCGACGAACAAATGAAACTGATGGACGAAAGCCTTCAGAAAAATAAAGAAATGAAATCAAAATTATAA
- a CDS encoding DUF2312 domain-containing protein: protein MVDVEAGGIAADALKSFIERIERLEEEKKALADDIKDIYAEAKSTGFDPKIMRQIVRLRKMDENDRQEQEALLDVYTHALGMIRG, encoded by the coding sequence ATGGTAGACGTAGAAGCAGGCGGCATTGCGGCCGATGCCCTTAAATCATTCATCGAACGCATTGAACGACTGGAAGAAGAGAAAAAAGCACTCGCCGACGATATCAAAGATATCTATGCAGAAGCAAAATCAACCGGCTTTGATCCAAAAATCATGCGCCAAATCGTGCGCCTTCGCAAAATGGATGAAAATGACCGTCAGGAACAAGAAGCCCTGCTTGATGTATATACACACGCCCTTGGCATGATCCGCGGGTAA